In Macadamia integrifolia cultivar HAES 741 chromosome 1, SCU_Mint_v3, whole genome shotgun sequence, a single window of DNA contains:
- the LOC122072939 gene encoding F-box protein At5g49610-like: MPHRKSGSLVTYEIFSLLNVTFLLEHSFLPKKPAFLLTALSLQPSYNTQGRFQGEEIMVSDSKQKRRRSRRIARLPQELVTEILLRLPIRSLVRSKCVCKEWFTLINDDPQFAKSQLQQSASGIIGESSKPGIFSYFSLDVKKEQIDFNIREIVKDDVTLQDSCNGLLLLKRENCVEQYYICNPITKWYLKLPQFLFLGDDDQHWWSSLAYDNSNQKYKVVITYWKPDKLLYDPMSYKCGVFTILGNKDGGGDGDGSSSGSWRELDIPAPYELAPCCPCFANGALHWMANGRPEDMDEYILLMELANEEFRVINSPLPPIEWPSALLKMKGSLCIAHSVSDQLDLWVLNDHVKQKWVKKFSINVEVFAGKNSWLCPCFVMGNPRPVLTFFCTFNEDYAIYDLDIGQFKFERKGIDMGRSSIIAHVNSLISC; this comes from the coding sequence ATGCCGCATAGGAAATCAGGAAGTCTAGTCACTTACGaaatcttttctcttttaaacGTTACCTTCCTCCTTGAACACAGTTTCCTCCCAAAGAAGCCAGCCTTTCTTTTAACTGCTCTGAGTCTCCAACCTTCCTACAATACTCAAGGGAGGTTCCAAGGTGAAGAAATAATGGTTTCAGACTCTAAACAGAAAAGACGGAGAAGCCGAAGGATTGCCCGTCTCCCTCAAGAACTTGTGACTGAGATTCTTCTCAGACTGCCTATAAGATCTCTGGTAAGGTCTAAATGTGTGTGCAAGGAATGGTTCACCCTCATCAATGACGACCCTCAATTTGCAAAATCTCAACTTCAACAATCTGCATCTGGGATCATCGGTGAATCATCAAAACCAGGCATCTTTTCCTACTTCAGCTTAGATGTTAAAAAGGAACAAATCGATTTCAACATCAGAGAAATCGTGAAGGATGATGTGACCCTTCAAGACTCCTGCAATGGTCTCCTGCTGTTAAAAAGAGAAAACTGTGTCGAGCAATACTATATCTGTAACCCTATAACCAAATGGTATTTGAAGCTTCCTCAATTTCTCTTCCTCGGTGACGATGACCAACATTGGTGGTCATCATTGGCTTACGacaattcaaatcaaaagtatAAGGTTGTGATCACTTATTGGAAGCCAGACAAGCTTCTCTATGACCCAATGTCATACAAGTGCGGGGTATTTACAATACTGGGCAACAaagatggtggtggtgatggtgatggcaGCAGCAGTGGATCTTGGAGAGAGTTGGACATACCAGCACCCTATGAGCTCGCACCGTGTTGCCCGTGTTTTGCCAATGGAGCTTTGCATTGGATGGCAAATGGAAGACCTGAAGATATGGATGAATACATCTTATTGATGGAACTTGCAAATGAGGAATTTAGAGTTATCAATAGCCCACTACCCCCAATAGAATGGCCTTCTGCTCTACTAAAGATGAAGGGTTCTCTATGTATTGCCCATTCAGTCTCTGATCAGCTGGACTTGTGGGTTTTGAATGATCATGTGAAGCAAAAATGGGTTAAGAAATTCAGTATCAATGTTGAAGTATTCGCAGGAAAAAATTCTTGGTTGTGCCCGTGTTTTGTGATGGGGAATCCTAGACCTGTGTTAACCTTCTTTTGTACCTTTAATGAGGACTATGCAATCTATGATCTGGATATTGGGCAGTTTAAGTTCGAGCGCAAGGGAATCGACATGGGAAGAAGTAGTATCATTGCTCATGTCAACAGCCTTATCAGCTGTTAA
- the LOC122083878 gene encoding F-box protein At5g49610-like, with product MVSDAKRRSRRSAHLPQELVTEILLRLPVKSLVKFKCVCKEWFTLINDNPQFAKSQLQQSKSASGFICESSKPGILSYFNLDVEKEEIDFKIEKIVRDIVIHRDSCNGLLLLQKRNSIHQYYVCNPITHWHFKLPKFLPGNNVQYLCSSLVYDDSIHKYKVVITFRKSGKTVLKPATYKCGVFTILGNKHGGCCGSWRELEMPTAFRVLTRCQPLSANGVLHWMAYRLDQLDGYILLMDLASEEFRVISSPVPPTRWHLFLMEMKGSLLLSNPVSDIELELWVLNDLVKQEWSNKSSINIGSFKVKGKPCPDNSWIYPLLVRENPTSSVITFLCKFNEESVIYDLDIEQSKVENKGIGVRGSSGVIAHVNSLISC from the coding sequence ATGGTTTCAGATGCTAAACGGAGAAGCCGACGGAGTGCCCATCTCCCTCAAGAGCTTGTTACTGAGATTCTTCTCAGACTGCCTGTAAAATCTCTGGTGAAGTTCAAATGTGTGTGCAAGGAATGGTTCACCCTCATCAACGACAACCCTCAATTTGCAAAATCTCAACTCCAGCAATCCAAATCTGCATCTGGGTTCATCTGTGAATCATCAAAACCAGGCATCCTTTCCTACTTCAACTTAGatgtagaaaaagaagaaatcgatttcaaaattgaaaaaatcgTGAGGGACATTGTGATCCATCGAGACTCCTGCAATGGTCTCCTCTTGTTACAGAAAAGGAACTCTATCCACCAATACTATGTCTGTAACCCAATCACCCATTGGCATTTCAAGCTTCCTAAATTCCTCCCCGGCAACAATGTCCAATATCTCTGTTCATCATTGGTATACGACGATTCAATTCACAAGTACAAGGTTGTAATCACCTTTAGGAAATCAGGAAAAACAGTCTTGAAGCCAGCAACGTACAAGTGTGGGGTATTTACAATACTGGGAAACAAACATGGTGGTTGCTGTGGATCCTGGAGAGAGTTGGAGATGCCGACCGCCTTTAGGGTTCTCACACGGTGTCAACCGCTTTCAGCGAATGGAGTTTTGCATTGGATGGCATATAGATTAGATCAGTTGGATGGATACATTTTATTGATGGACCTTGCAAGTGAGGAATTCAGAGTGATCAGTAGTCCAGTACCCCCAACAAGATGGCATTTGTTTCTAATGGAGATGAAGGGTTCTCTGTTACTTTCTAATCCAGTCTCTGATATTGAACTGGAATTGTGGGTTTTGAATGATCTAGTGAAGCAAGAATGGAGCAACAAATCTAGCATCAATATTGGATCATTCAAAGTCAAAGGTAAACCTTGTCCTGATAATTCTTGGATTTACCCACTTCTTGTGAGGGAGAATCCTACATCATCTGTGATAACCTTCCTTTGTAAATTTAATGAGGAATCGGTTATCTATGATTTGGATATCGAGCAATCTAAGGTGGAGAACAAGGGGATTGGCGTGAGAGGAAGTAGTGGGGTCATTGCTCATGTCAACAGCCTTATCAGTtgttaa